In one Lolium rigidum isolate FL_2022 chromosome 3, APGP_CSIRO_Lrig_0.1, whole genome shotgun sequence genomic region, the following are encoded:
- the LOC124699806 gene encoding adenine/guanine permease AZG2-like yields the protein MTGTAPWHRFSETEAAVNRSVAASRVGRYFKLDARKSSFTKELRAGAATFLTMAYIISVNAAILTDSGGPCTVHDCTPVGGNSTVAPGPECMVGTSNPGYQQCLARTKSDLVVATAVAAMAASFAMGALANLPLALAPGMGANAYFAYNMVGFHGSGSIPYRTALAGVMLEGIVFFALSAVGLRSKLARLIPRNIRLASAVGIGLFLAFTGLQANQGLGLVGASPTTLVTLTACSETDPVTGACLGGTLHSPTFWLGAAGFLLTATCLARDVKGGMIYGIVFVTAVSWIRGTSVTVFPDTPAGNAGFSYFKKIVDFHTIESTAGQLSFGGFRHGNVWLAMLTLLYVDVLDTTSTMYSMAEYGGFTDGAGGFEGEYRAFLVDAGSTVLSAALGSTTVTTYIESTAGIREGGRTGLTAITVSACFLASLFFSPLLMSVPPWAVGPSLVLVGAMMMRVAKDIEWGDMKEAIPSFVTMALMPLTFSIANGIIAGLGVYVALHWYDWASHACGRVGKALDDRRNQVAAATAEVGPAQDV from the coding sequence ATGACAGGAACGGCGCCGTGGCACAGGTTCTCCGAGACCGAGGCCGCCGTGAACCGCTCCGTGGCGGCAAGCCGCGTCGGGAGGTACTTCAAGCTCGACGCGCGCAAGAGCTCCTTCACCAAGGAGCTGCGCGCCGGTGCCGCCACCTTCCTCACCATGGCCTACATCATCTCCGTCAACGCCGCCATCCTCACCGACTCCGGCGGGCCCTGCACCGTGCACGACTGCACGCCGGTGGGTGGCAACTCCACCGTAGCTCCTGGGCCGGAGTGCATGGTGGGGACGTCTAACCCGGGTTACCAGCAGTGCCTGGCGCGCACCAAGAGCGACCTGGTCGTCGCGacggccgtggccgccatggccgcctcctTCGCCATGGGCGCGCTCGCCAACCTCCCGCTGGCCCTCGCCCCCGGGATGGGCGCCAACGCCTACTTCGCGTACAACATGGTCGGATTCCACGGGTCCGGGTCCATCCCCTACCGCACGGCGCTCGCGGGGGTCATGCTCGAGGGCATCGTCTTCTTCGCTCTCTCCGCCGTCGGCCTCCGGTCGAAGCTGGCGCGGCTGATCCCGCGCAACATCCGCCTCGCCTCGGCCGTAGGGATCGGGCTGTTCCTGGCCTTCACGGGCCTTCAGGCGAACCAGGGCCTGGGCCTCGTCGGCGCCAGCCCGACCACGCTGGTGACCCTCACCGCCTGCTCCGAGACCGACCCCGTCACCGGCGCCTGCCTCGGCGGCACCCTGCACAGCCCCACCTTCTGGCTCGGCGCCGCGGGCTTCCTCCTCACCGCCACCTGCCTCGCCAGGGATGTCAAGGGCGGCATGATATACGGCATCGTCTTCGTCACGGCCGTGTCATGGATCAGAGGCACCAGCGTCACGGTCTTCCCGGACACGCCGGCGGGGAATGCCGGCTTCTCCTACTTCAAGAAGATTGTCGACTTCCACACGATCGAGAGCACGGCCGGGCAGCTCAGCTTCGGCGGCTTCCGCCACGGCAACGTGTGGCTGGCCATGCTCACGCTGCTGTACGTGGACGTGCTCGACACCACGAGCACAATGTACTCCATGGCGGAGTACGGCGGATTCACCGACGGCGCCGGCGGGTTCGAGGGCGAGTACCGGGCTTTCCTCGTCGACGCCGGGTCCACGGTTCTGAGCGCGGCGCTCGGGAGCACCACGGTGACGACCTACATCGAGTCGACGGCGGGGATCAGGGAGGGCGGCAGGACCGGGTTGACCGCGATAACCGTGTCGGCGTGCTTCCTGGCGTCGCTCTTCTTCTCGCCGCTGCTGATGAGCGTGCCGCCGTGGGCCGTCGGGCCGTCGCTGGTGCTGGTGGGCGCCATGATGATGCGCGTGGCCAAGGACATCGAGTGGGGCGACATGAAGGAGGCCATCCCGTCGTTCGTCACCATGGCGCTCATGCCGCTCACCTTCTCCATCGCCAACGGCATCATCGCCGGCCTCGGCGTCTACGTCGCGCTGCACTGGTACGACTGGGCCAGCCACGCGTGCGGCAGGGTGGGGAAGGCGCTCGACGACCGCCGGAACCAGGTCGCCGCTGCCACGGCCGAGGTCGGCCCGGCGCAAGACGTGTGA